The following proteins are co-located in the Echinicola sp. 20G genome:
- the rplT gene encoding 50S ribosomal protein L20 — protein MPRSVNAVASRARRKKVLKATRGYFGRGSNVWTVAKNKYEKGLQYAYRDRKAKKREFRKLWIQRINAGAREHGISYSQFMGLLKKAEVELNRKVLADLAMNHPEAFKAVVEKVK, from the coding sequence ATGCCAAGATCAGTAAACGCGGTAGCGTCAAGAGCAAGAAGAAAAAAAGTATTAAAAGCTACTAGAGGTTACTTCGGAAGAGGTAGCAACGTATGGACAGTAGCCAAAAACAAATACGAAAAAGGTTTACAATACGCTTACAGAGATAGAAAAGCTAAGAAGAGAGAATTCAGAAAGCTTTGGATCCAGCGTATCAATGCCGGTGCTAGAGAGCATGGTATTTCTTATTCACAATTCATGGGTCTGCTCAAGAAAGCAGAAGTTGAGCTAAACAGAAAAGTTTTGGCTGACCTTGCTATGAATCATCCAGAGGCATTCAAAGCTGTTGTTGAAAAAGTAAAGTAA
- a CDS encoding Rho termination factor N-terminal domain-containing protein codes for MTKNHGPHIKNDEQYEALRDKGMSKSKAARIANTQDSGQKGGKAEPYEEWTKDDLYDKAKKVGIEGRSKMNKSELIQSLRSD; via the coding sequence ATGACCAAGAATCACGGACCACACATTAAGAACGATGAACAATATGAAGCTTTGCGGGACAAAGGGATGAGCAAATCAAAAGCAGCTAGAATAGCCAATACCCAAGATTCCGGGCAAAAGGGTGGAAAAGCGGAGCCTTACGAAGAATGGACAAAGGATGACTTGTATGACAAAGCCAAAAAAGTGGGTATCGAAGGTAGAAGTAAAATGAATAAGTCAGAATTAATTCAATCACTTCGCTCTGATTAA
- a CDS encoding GIY-YIG nuclease family protein — MEDTYTVYVLFSKSSGKTYTGMTSDLINRFHSHNTFAKKGFTVKYRPWIVIHTEIFNSKSKALQREKELEIGKGREWIKANILPYHK, encoded by the coding sequence ATGGAAGACACTTATACTGTTTATGTTTTGTTCTCTAAATCTTCTGGTAAAACCTATACTGGAATGACCTCCGACCTAATCAATAGGTTCCATTCACACAACACTTTTGCCAAAAAAGGCTTTACTGTAAAGTACAGACCATGGATAGTTATCCATACTGAAATTTTCAACTCCAAATCTAAAGCACTTCAAAGAGAAAAAGAGCTCGAAATTGGCAAGGGAAGAGAATGGATCAAAGCTAACATCTTACCATACCATAAATAA
- the rpmI gene encoding 50S ribosomal protein L35, producing MPKVKTKSSAKKRFKLTGSGKIRRKHAYKSHILTKKETKRKRNLTKMGEVHESDVNRVKDMLRI from the coding sequence ATGCCTAAAGTAAAAACTAAATCAAGTGCAAAAAAGAGATTCAAATTAACTGGATCTGGAAAAATCAGAAGGAAACATGCTTACAAAAGCCACATCCTGACCAAGAAAGAAACCAAAAGAAAGAGAAATCTTACTAAAATGGGAGAGGTTCATGAGTCAGATGTGAACAGAGTAAAAGACATGTTGAGAATCTAA
- the infC gene encoding translation initiation factor IF-3, with the protein MRGRKPFRPRQEEPYKVNSKIRAREVRVVGDFVEGGNAVLSTEAAIKIAQEQDLDLVEISPNANPPVCKVIDYAKFKYEQKKKQKEIKANAAKTVLKEIRFGPNTDDHDFAFKLKHAINFLKDGAKVKAYVHFVGRSIVFKERGEMLLLKFAQALEEYGHVEQLPKMEGKRMNMFVAPKTSKK; encoded by the coding sequence TTGAGAGGAAGAAAACCGTTTAGACCGAGACAAGAAGAACCTTATAAAGTAAACTCAAAGATCCGAGCCCGTGAAGTGAGGGTAGTTGGAGATTTTGTGGAAGGAGGCAATGCCGTTCTTTCTACAGAGGCCGCTATCAAAATCGCACAAGAACAGGATCTTGATCTCGTAGAAATTTCTCCTAACGCGAATCCACCTGTTTGTAAGGTGATTGATTATGCGAAGTTCAAATATGAACAGAAGAAGAAGCAGAAGGAAATCAAAGCCAATGCAGCTAAAACTGTTCTAAAAGAAATCAGGTTTGGCCCTAACACGGATGATCATGATTTTGCATTTAAATTAAAGCATGCCATCAACTTTCTTAAGGATGGGGCAAAGGTGAAAGCTTACGTACATTTCGTTGGTAGATCCATTGTCTTTAAGGAAAGAGGAGAGATGTTATTATTGAAATTCGCACAGGCGTTGGAAGAATACGGTCATGTGGAGCAGCTTCCCAAAATGGAAGGTAAAAGAATGAATATGTTCGTTGCTCCCAAAACCAGTAAGAAATAA
- a CDS encoding LptF/LptG family permease yields MKKLDKLILGSFIGPFLLTFIVVDFILLTVNMLKYFDEIFGKGLGFGVYMELIGYFVISISPMALPLAVLLSALMTFGNLGEHFELTAIKSSGISLLRALLPIGIFVLLLSIAAFFSNNYLVPKVNLKTFSLLYDIRMKSPALDIKEGIFYNGIPNYSIKVNQKLDDIRLKDVIIYDHSGGKGNLGVILADSGRMEPFFNDRFMKLTLYSGYSYNEEDAKRGIRGKPVPFTRTKFDKNEIVFSLDAFEMDRTPENLWSSNRSIKNISEIQADVDSMYNQLVNYQYYNYAQLKSAYSFFTKQREIEIPQDLQAKKAMVDSLKNLEWEKKRREEEALHRGDSLERRNINDDQEVRDLEESSASGKRSPLIEREIVIDEESAEESEQELEIVEDEREQITQSPKQVDTAAVNKAKKLVAEKRQKEEDVKTAYLKFSDIQIAKIDSILENGNYRSRAATIGLQSARTLKNNFSSNMGNVENLAREKRRFEISWYQKYTQAFACIVMFMIGAPLGAIIKKGGLGMPVLFSIIFFIIFYMLTITGEKWAKEGMADPLFGTWFSNLALIPIGLVFLRQARRDARVFEADVYAAAFQKIKQRLNIKKGKK; encoded by the coding sequence ATGAAAAAATTAGACAAATTGATTCTAGGGTCCTTCATTGGACCATTTTTATTGACATTTATCGTGGTAGATTTTATTCTGCTGACGGTAAATATGCTCAAATACTTTGACGAGATCTTTGGTAAAGGATTGGGATTTGGAGTTTATATGGAACTCATAGGTTATTTTGTAATCTCCATTTCCCCCATGGCTTTGCCTTTGGCCGTTTTGCTTTCTGCTTTGATGACTTTTGGGAATTTAGGAGAGCATTTTGAATTGACGGCTATCAAGAGTTCTGGAATATCCTTGTTGCGGGCTCTTTTGCCCATTGGTATATTTGTATTATTGCTTTCCATAGCGGCTTTCTTTTCCAACAATTACCTGGTGCCAAAAGTCAACCTAAAGACCTTCAGCTTACTTTATGATATCCGAATGAAATCACCAGCTTTGGATATTAAAGAGGGAATATTTTATAATGGTATACCAAATTATAGCATCAAGGTAAACCAAAAACTGGATGATATCAGGCTAAAAGACGTCATCATTTATGACCACTCTGGGGGAAAAGGTAATTTGGGAGTTATTTTGGCAGATTCTGGAAGGATGGAACCGTTCTTTAATGACCGCTTTATGAAGTTAACCCTTTACAGTGGTTATAGTTATAATGAAGAGGATGCCAAGCGGGGGATTAGAGGAAAGCCTGTTCCATTTACAAGGACAAAATTCGATAAAAATGAGATTGTATTCAGCCTTGATGCATTCGAGATGGACCGGACTCCAGAGAACCTATGGTCTTCCAATAGGTCTATCAAGAATATAAGTGAGATTCAAGCCGATGTGGACTCCATGTACAATCAACTGGTGAATTATCAGTATTATAATTATGCACAGTTAAAGTCAGCCTATTCCTTTTTCACAAAACAAAGAGAAATAGAAATTCCCCAGGATCTTCAGGCAAAAAAAGCTATGGTGGACTCTCTTAAAAACCTTGAATGGGAAAAAAAGAGGAGGGAAGAGGAAGCTTTGCATAGGGGCGATTCCTTGGAAAGAAGAAACATAAACGATGACCAAGAAGTTAGAGACCTAGAAGAAAGTAGTGCTTCTGGAAAGAGAAGTCCACTAATTGAAAGAGAAATTGTAATCGATGAAGAAAGTGCTGAGGAATCAGAACAGGAGCTGGAAATAGTAGAAGATGAGAGGGAGCAAATAACCCAATCACCAAAACAGGTTGATACAGCAGCTGTCAACAAAGCCAAAAAGTTGGTAGCTGAAAAGCGGCAAAAAGAGGAAGATGTTAAAACAGCTTACCTTAAATTCTCGGATATTCAAATTGCTAAAATTGACTCTATTCTTGAAAATGGGAATTATAGATCAAGAGCTGCTACCATTGGTTTGCAAAGTGCGAGGACTTTGAAAAACAATTTTAGCAGTAATATGGGAAATGTGGAAAATTTAGCTCGTGAGAAAAGGCGTTTCGAAATCAGTTGGTACCAGAAGTATACCCAAGCATTTGCCTGTATTGTGATGTTTATGATAGGAGCTCCTTTGGGTGCTATCATTAAAAAAGGTGGGTTGGGAATGCCTGTGTTGTTTTCAATCATCTTCTTCATTATTTTTTACATGTTGACCATTACAGGTGAAAAATGGGCCAAGGAGGGAATGGCTGATCCGTTATTTGGTACTTGGTTTTCTAATTTGGCTTTGATTCCTATTGGTTTGGTCTTTTTAAGACAAGCTAGGAGAGATGCCAGGGTTTTTGAAGCAGATGTATATGCTGCTGCTTTTCAAAAGATAAAACAACGGCTGAATATAAAAAAAGGTAAAAAATGA
- a CDS encoding CsbD family protein, whose translation MANNLKLKGNWNELKGKLKSKYGELTDDDLTYAEGQEDQLIGKIQKKTGESVENIKAFLFSEPEDKKA comes from the coding sequence ATGGCTAACAACTTAAAATTAAAAGGAAATTGGAATGAGCTTAAAGGTAAACTCAAATCCAAATATGGAGAATTGACGGATGATGACTTAACTTATGCAGAAGGTCAAGAAGACCAACTGATAGGAAAGATCCAGAAAAAAACAGGTGAGTCAGTAGAGAATATTAAAGCTTTTCTGTTTAGCGAACCTGAAGATAAGAAAGCATAA
- the thrS gene encoding threonine--tRNA ligase, whose translation MSNELINITLPDGSVRQYEKGTTSLQIALSISEGLARNVLAAKVNGEVWDATRPILKDSEVQLLTWNDKDGKSTFWHSSAHLLAEALEALYPGVKFGIGPSIETGFYYDVDFGDKQVDGTELEAIEKKMVELARQKNEYIRKDISKSDAIAYFKDKGDEYKLDLIDGLEDGKITFYEQGNFVDLCRGPHVPNTGFIKAVKLLNVAGAYWRGDENNKMLTRIYGVSFPKAKELSEYLQMLEEAKKRDHRKLGRELELFTFSEKVGMGLPLWLPKGTLLRERLVSFLKKAQDKSGYQQVVTPHIGHKALYETSGHYEKYGKDSFQPIATPHEGEEFLLKPMNCPHHCEIYKHKPRSYKDLPIRYAEFGTVYRYEQSGELHGLTRVRGFTQDDAHIFCRPDQVKEEFIKVIDLVLYVFKALGFDDYTAQISLRDSENKEKYIGGDDAWNKAESAIVEAAQEKGLETVTELGEAAFYGPKLDFMVKDALGRSWQLGTIQVDYQLPDRFQLEYVGSDNQKHRPVMIHRAPFGSLERFVAVLIEHCAGNFPLWLSPEQINILPISEKFIEYANTVHQLLEENDIVGSIDNRDEKIGRKIRDSEVKKVPFMLIVGEKEQAEGKVSVRKHGEGDLGSFTPEAFVEYFKNIILESLSK comes from the coding sequence ATGTCTAACGAATTAATTAACATTACACTGCCCGATGGGTCAGTGAGACAGTACGAAAAAGGAACTACCAGCTTACAAATTGCGCTTAGTATCAGTGAGGGATTAGCTCGGAACGTTCTTGCAGCCAAAGTAAATGGTGAAGTTTGGGATGCAACAAGGCCCATTTTGAAAGATTCAGAAGTCCAGTTATTGACCTGGAATGACAAAGATGGAAAGTCAACTTTTTGGCATTCTTCAGCCCACCTTTTAGCGGAAGCACTTGAGGCACTTTATCCAGGAGTAAAATTTGGGATTGGTCCTTCCATTGAAACGGGCTTTTACTATGACGTGGATTTTGGTGATAAGCAAGTTGACGGAACGGAATTGGAGGCCATTGAGAAAAAAATGGTGGAGCTTGCCCGTCAAAAGAATGAATACATCCGAAAGGATATTTCCAAAAGCGATGCAATTGCCTATTTCAAAGATAAAGGCGATGAATATAAATTAGACCTTATTGATGGTCTTGAAGATGGTAAAATTACGTTTTACGAACAAGGTAATTTTGTAGACCTTTGCCGAGGACCTCACGTTCCCAATACAGGCTTCATCAAAGCAGTTAAATTGCTAAATGTAGCTGGTGCTTACTGGAGAGGGGATGAGAACAACAAAATGCTTACCAGGATTTATGGTGTTTCCTTCCCTAAAGCAAAAGAGCTTTCTGAGTATTTGCAAATGCTTGAGGAAGCCAAAAAGCGTGACCATAGAAAACTGGGAAGAGAACTGGAATTATTCACTTTTTCAGAAAAGGTAGGTATGGGTTTACCGCTTTGGTTGCCTAAAGGAACCTTGCTAAGAGAGCGATTGGTAAGCTTTTTGAAAAAGGCTCAGGATAAGTCGGGATACCAGCAAGTGGTAACGCCTCACATTGGCCATAAGGCACTTTATGAAACTTCAGGTCACTATGAGAAGTATGGTAAGGATTCTTTCCAACCGATAGCTACACCTCATGAAGGAGAGGAGTTCCTGTTAAAACCAATGAACTGTCCTCACCACTGTGAGATTTATAAACATAAGCCAAGATCTTACAAGGATTTGCCGATAAGATATGCTGAATTTGGCACAGTGTATCGATATGAGCAAAGTGGAGAATTGCATGGTTTGACCAGAGTGAGAGGTTTTACTCAAGATGATGCACACATCTTCTGCCGTCCAGATCAGGTGAAAGAAGAATTTATCAAAGTTATTGATTTGGTATTGTATGTATTCAAAGCCTTAGGTTTTGATGATTACACAGCCCAAATCTCTTTGAGAGACTCAGAGAACAAGGAAAAGTACATTGGCGGGGATGATGCTTGGAACAAAGCGGAGTCAGCTATTGTAGAAGCCGCTCAGGAAAAAGGCTTGGAGACAGTAACAGAACTTGGAGAAGCCGCTTTCTATGGTCCTAAGTTGGACTTTATGGTGAAGGATGCCTTGGGCAGAAGCTGGCAACTGGGAACCATCCAAGTAGATTATCAGTTACCGGATAGATTCCAATTGGAATATGTGGGTTCTGACAACCAGAAGCACCGCCCAGTGATGATTCACAGAGCACCGTTTGGTTCATTGGAAAGGTTTGTTGCTGTACTTATTGAGCACTGTGCGGGGAATTTTCCTTTGTGGTTATCACCTGAGCAAATTAATATTTTGCCTATTTCAGAAAAATTTATTGAATACGCTAATACTGTTCATCAACTATTGGAAGAGAACGATATCGTTGGTTCAATAGATAACAGAGATGAGAAAATAGGGCGTAAAATCAGGGACTCTGAAGTAAAGAAAGTGCCCTTTATGCTGATTGTAGGGGAAAAAGAACAGGCCGAAGGCAAAGTCTCTGTGCGTAAGCATGGGGAAGGTGACTTGGGAAGTTTTACACCTGAAGCCTTCGTGGAGTACTTCAAAAATATTATTTTGGAATCACTTAGTAAATAA
- a CDS encoding START-like domain-containing protein → MVKNKFVADYQVNTSKKIIFPYLSTASGLSEWFADDVTIDSDKNFNFVYDGVDHYARVTAIRSNHGVKFEFFDPSLPDEEDHSYVEFRLEENELTQTLFLKVIDYSDSYDDEEQEEIWDGLVTTLKEIIGG, encoded by the coding sequence ATGGTAAAGAATAAGTTTGTTGCTGACTATCAGGTGAATACTTCCAAAAAGATTATTTTCCCCTATTTAAGTACTGCTAGTGGACTTTCTGAATGGTTTGCAGATGATGTAACCATAGATTCTGATAAGAATTTCAATTTTGTTTACGATGGGGTAGACCATTATGCTAGAGTGACTGCTATTCGCTCTAATCATGGAGTGAAATTTGAGTTTTTTGATCCCTCATTACCCGATGAAGAGGATCACTCTTATGTGGAGTTTAGATTGGAGGAAAATGAATTGACTCAAACATTGTTCTTAAAAGTTATCGACTACAGTGATTCTTATGATGATGAAGAACAGGAAGAAATTTGGGACGGTTTGGTCACTACTTTGAAGGAAATAATTGGAGGCTAA